Proteins from a genomic interval of Aquabacterium sp. J223:
- a CDS encoding nuclear transport factor 2 family protein: protein MDYDRLLRANLERVFNERDDGKRDAAIGEIFTEDAIMYEPGGPVAGREAISRVAAQLLRQFGPQFRFVPEGPGVGHHGIGTLRWSAGAIGGPVVVRGFDTAEVVNGRIARLWVLIEREG from the coding sequence GTGGACTACGACCGCCTGTTGCGAGCCAACCTCGAGCGTGTGTTCAACGAGCGCGACGATGGCAAACGCGACGCTGCCATTGGCGAGATCTTCACCGAGGACGCGATCATGTACGAGCCGGGCGGGCCGGTCGCGGGACGTGAGGCGATTTCGCGCGTGGCGGCCCAGTTGCTCAGGCAGTTCGGACCGCAGTTCCGCTTCGTACCGGAGGGGCCCGGCGTGGGTCACCACGGCATCGGAACACTGCGCTGGTCAGCGGGCGCGATCGGAGGGCCGGTGGTCGTCAGGGGCTTCGACACGGCCGAAGTGGTCAACGGCCGCATCGCCCGGCTGTGGGTACTGATCGAGAGAGAAGGCTGA
- a CDS encoding zinc-binding dehydrogenase produces MNHSVLVRAHGDASVMRYETTALPRPGPHEVLVRQEAVGVNFVDTMVRTGAFPAPLPTVLGFEAAGVVAAAGPETAFQAGERVGYFFAPNAYADFNVVDASALVRLPDDITTRQAAAFLAKGLTAWMGLRALHPLKAGDSILVQGASGSVGSVLVRWARHLGATVIGVAGSAQKLPGVARASSLALVASDPYLVDKVRALKPHGVDAVYDFVGEASFPSSLAAVRDGGSILTIGAASGAPRPDRQELVRRAISIRGGGAPQYVTPANQAAASGELFAAVRAGIFDDVDIVRHPLEGASAVHAAIDARRLTGLPVLVPRHVGDHTGA; encoded by the coding sequence ATGAACCATTCCGTCCTGGTCCGTGCGCATGGTGACGCCTCCGTGATGCGCTACGAGACGACCGCGCTCCCGCGGCCAGGGCCACACGAGGTGCTGGTACGCCAGGAGGCGGTCGGCGTGAACTTCGTGGACACGATGGTGCGCACCGGCGCCTTTCCCGCTCCCCTGCCCACGGTGCTGGGCTTCGAGGCCGCGGGCGTCGTGGCCGCGGCAGGTCCGGAAACGGCGTTTCAGGCCGGGGAGCGCGTCGGCTACTTCTTTGCGCCGAACGCCTATGCAGACTTCAACGTGGTCGACGCATCGGCTCTCGTGCGGCTGCCCGACGACATCACGACGCGGCAAGCCGCGGCATTCCTTGCCAAGGGGCTGACCGCGTGGATGGGATTGCGCGCGCTCCATCCGCTGAAGGCCGGGGACAGCATCCTGGTACAGGGTGCTTCGGGCAGCGTGGGCTCGGTATTGGTCCGCTGGGCCCGCCACCTGGGAGCGACAGTGATCGGGGTTGCGGGTTCAGCGCAGAAACTACCTGGGGTCGCCCGGGCATCATCCCTCGCCCTGGTCGCGTCGGATCCATATCTCGTGGATAAGGTGCGGGCACTGAAGCCGCACGGCGTGGACGCCGTGTACGACTTCGTGGGGGAGGCGTCATTTCCATCGTCGCTTGCCGCGGTCCGCGATGGCGGGAGCATCCTGACGATCGGCGCCGCATCGGGCGCGCCCCGTCCGGACCGGCAGGAACTGGTCCGCCGCGCCATCAGTATCCGAGGCGGGGGAGCCCCGCAGTACGTGACCCCTGCGAACCAGGCCGCCGCGAGCGGCGAGTTGTTCGCCGCGGTGCGCGCGGGAATCTTCGATGACGTCGACATCGTCCGGCATCCGCTGGAGGGTGCGAGCGCGGTGCACGCGGCGATCGATGCGCGCCGCCTGACCGGACTGCCAGTGCTTGTGCCACGGCATGTCGGCGACCACACGGGAGCTTGA
- a CDS encoding SDR family NAD(P)-dependent oxidoreductase, with protein MLTINDTHPLAGKVALVTGGSRGIGAAIVRRLAQDGADVVFSYSNSAARAQAVSAEVESLGRRVLAVRADQANAAEVRQLVQTAHQAMGRLDILVNSAGVFVTGLVDDPAVDLAALERQIDINIKGVVAAVRAAAPVLSEGGRIVSIGTTGATHIAFPGVADYVASKAAVAAYTRGWSRDLGPRGITVNVIQPGAINTEMNPQDSAFADQLRAMTSLGRYGQPEEIAGAVAFLAGPDARYITGATLNVDGGQIA; from the coding sequence GTGCTCACCATCAACGACACACATCCCCTGGCCGGCAAGGTGGCACTGGTCACCGGCGGCTCGCGTGGCATCGGCGCCGCCATCGTTCGCCGGCTCGCGCAGGACGGGGCAGACGTGGTGTTCAGCTACTCGAATTCGGCCGCGAGAGCGCAGGCCGTGAGCGCTGAAGTGGAGTCCTTGGGGCGCCGGGTGCTCGCGGTCCGCGCCGACCAGGCCAACGCCGCCGAGGTCCGGCAGCTCGTGCAGACGGCCCACCAGGCCATGGGACGCCTGGACATCCTGGTGAACTCGGCAGGCGTCTTCGTCACCGGCCTTGTCGATGATCCCGCGGTGGATCTCGCAGCGTTGGAACGTCAGATCGACATCAACATCAAGGGGGTCGTGGCGGCGGTCCGGGCCGCGGCTCCCGTGCTCAGCGAGGGCGGACGCATCGTCTCCATCGGCACCACCGGAGCCACGCACATTGCCTTCCCTGGCGTGGCGGACTATGTGGCGTCCAAGGCCGCCGTGGCCGCCTACACCCGGGGCTGGTCACGCGATCTCGGGCCTCGTGGCATCACGGTCAATGTCATTCAGCCGGGCGCCATCAACACGGAAATGAATCCGCAGGACAGCGCCTTCGCCGACCAATTGCGTGCCATGACCTCACTTGGGCGCTATGGCCAGCCCGAGGAGATCGCCGGCGCCGTGGCCTTCCTGGCAGGGCCGGACGCCCGCTACATCACCGGTGCAACGCTCAACGTCGACGGAGGGCAGATTGCCTGA
- a CDS encoding LysR family transcriptional regulator, producing the protein METLANLESFIRSAEAQSFSAAARRLGLTPAGVSRNVARLESNLGVRLFQRSTRKLTLTEAGERFLEGIAGGVDSIQSAIASVHAGTSEPTGTLRVTMPPGFGADYVMPLLPGFIRRYPKVLLDGHLENRRVDLIAEGFDVAIGGGFELSAGLVARELARIHIVAVASPAYLQGRPIPKDPLDLEDWDWIGMRSVQLGRVRTRQLRNRSGREVRFNTAPRLAFNDPEAVSRAVAMGLGVTLLSMPHAAPLLKARTLQRVLPTWYWDDGPISMYFPGKKLLPAKTRAFIDHVIGQFKEKRIAESLLADR; encoded by the coding sequence ATGGAGACCCTCGCGAACCTCGAATCCTTCATCCGCAGTGCCGAAGCGCAGAGCTTTTCCGCCGCCGCTCGACGGCTGGGCTTGACGCCTGCAGGTGTCAGCCGCAACGTGGCGCGGCTGGAGTCCAATCTCGGCGTGCGGCTGTTCCAGCGCAGCACCCGCAAGCTGACCTTGACGGAGGCGGGCGAGCGCTTCCTCGAAGGCATTGCAGGGGGGGTGGACAGCATCCAGTCGGCGATCGCTTCGGTTCATGCAGGAACGAGCGAACCCACGGGGACCCTGCGCGTCACGATGCCTCCTGGCTTCGGGGCGGATTACGTGATGCCGTTGCTGCCGGGCTTCATTCGGCGCTACCCCAAGGTTCTGTTGGACGGGCACCTGGAGAACCGACGCGTGGACCTGATCGCGGAGGGTTTCGACGTTGCGATCGGTGGTGGCTTTGAGCTGTCCGCGGGCTTGGTCGCGCGGGAACTGGCCCGCATCCACATCGTCGCCGTGGCATCCCCGGCTTATCTGCAGGGCCGACCGATTCCGAAGGACCCACTCGACCTGGAGGACTGGGACTGGATCGGCATGCGGTCCGTGCAGCTGGGGCGTGTGAGGACTCGGCAGCTTCGCAACCGTTCAGGACGCGAGGTGCGTTTCAATACCGCACCTCGGCTCGCCTTCAACGATCCAGAGGCGGTGTCGCGCGCCGTGGCGATGGGGCTCGGCGTGACCTTGCTGTCCATGCCGCATGCGGCACCGCTGCTGAAGGCCCGAACCCTTCAGCGCGTGCTGCCGACCTGGTACTGGGACGATGGCCCGATTTCCATGTACTTCCCCGGAAAAAAGCTGCTGCCGGCAAAGACCCGGGCGTTCATCGACCATGTGATCGGGCAGTTCAAGGAGAAGCGCATCGCGGAGTCCCTGCTGGCCGACAGATGA
- a CDS encoding tripartite tricarboxylate transporter substrate binding protein yields the protein MQRRHLVLALALAAGSTGGFAQTYPERPVKLVVPYAPGGSADIVARLIADEWGKALGRSVFIENKAGAGGNLGVDAVAKSPADGYTVGLQTVSLAINPSLTAKMPYDTLKDLAPIGMVASSQHVLVVNNNLPAKNLKELIGLAKAKPGKLTYGSAGGGSTFHMSAELFKAMAGLAIVHIPYRGGGPALTDTIAGQVDMSFPVLSAAQGHVQADKLRALAVTGSKRSPLMPNVPTIAEAGVPGYAFETWFMVFAPAGTPKPVLDKLNASLTSVLQSTSVKERMAKEGFEATPSTPTEAATRLQAEMPKWAMLVKERGITAE from the coding sequence ATGCAACGTCGGCACCTCGTGCTCGCCCTGGCCCTCGCCGCCGGCTCGACCGGTGGCTTCGCCCAGACCTACCCGGAGCGCCCGGTCAAGCTGGTGGTGCCGTACGCGCCCGGCGGAAGCGCCGACATCGTGGCGCGCTTGATCGCGGACGAATGGGGGAAGGCGCTGGGCAGGTCCGTGTTCATCGAGAACAAGGCGGGTGCCGGCGGCAACCTGGGCGTGGACGCGGTCGCGAAGTCCCCTGCCGACGGCTACACCGTCGGCCTGCAGACGGTCTCGCTCGCCATCAATCCGTCGCTTACGGCGAAGATGCCCTACGACACCCTGAAGGACCTGGCGCCGATCGGCATGGTCGCCTCGTCGCAGCACGTGCTCGTGGTGAACAACAACCTGCCGGCCAAGAACCTGAAGGAGCTGATCGGGCTGGCGAAGGCCAAGCCCGGCAAGCTCACCTACGGCTCGGCCGGCGGCGGCAGCACCTTCCACATGTCGGCCGAGCTGTTCAAGGCCATGGCTGGTCTGGCCATCGTCCACATTCCCTACCGTGGCGGCGGCCCGGCCTTGACCGACACCATCGCGGGGCAGGTGGACATGTCCTTCCCCGTGCTGTCCGCGGCACAGGGGCATGTGCAGGCCGACAAGCTGCGCGCCCTGGCCGTGACGGGCTCGAAGCGCTCGCCGTTGATGCCCAACGTTCCCACGATCGCCGAAGCCGGGGTGCCTGGCTATGCCTTCGAGACCTGGTTCATGGTCTTCGCGCCGGCCGGCACGCCGAAGCCGGTGCTCGACAAGCTCAACGCCTCGCTCACCAGCGTGCTGCAGTCGACCAGCGTGAAGGAGCGCATGGCGAAAGAAGGCTTCGAGGCGACGCCCTCGACGCCCACCGAAGCCGCAACGCGCCTTCAGGCCGAGATGCCCAAGTGGGCGATGCTCGTCAAGGAACGCGGCATCACCGCGGAATAG
- a CDS encoding alpha/beta fold hydrolase, whose protein sequence is MDPTDLFPGFATHDIDVGDGVRLHARVGGRGAPLLLLHGHPQTHAIWHKVAPALADHFTLVLADLRGYGDSSKPTGEADHANYSKRTMARDLLRLMDSLGHPQFDVLAHDRGARVAHRLAVDHPDAVRRLVLLDIAPTLAMYEQTRQTFARAYWHWFFLIQPAPLPERLIEADPAAYVRDVMGRRSAGLAPFDPRALAAYQRAAALPGTAHGICEDYRAAAGIDLEHDRADCERGVTLAVPLLALWGRDGVVHRCFDPLAEWRRVAVDVRGGPLACGHYIAEEAPDALLAEALPFLTQALDEVRR, encoded by the coding sequence GTGGACCCGACCGATCTCTTCCCCGGCTTCGCGACGCACGACATTGATGTGGGCGACGGCGTTCGCCTCCACGCCCGGGTCGGCGGCCGAGGCGCCCCGCTGCTGCTGTTGCACGGCCATCCGCAGACCCACGCCATCTGGCACAAGGTGGCGCCCGCGCTGGCCGACCACTTCACCTTGGTGCTGGCAGACCTGCGCGGTTATGGCGATTCCTCGAAGCCGACCGGCGAAGCGGACCACGCCAACTACAGCAAGCGCACGATGGCGCGCGACCTGCTGCGGTTGATGGACTCGCTCGGCCACCCGCAATTCGACGTGCTGGCCCACGACCGTGGCGCGCGTGTCGCGCACCGGCTCGCGGTGGACCACCCCGACGCGGTGCGCCGTCTGGTGCTATTGGACATCGCGCCGACGCTGGCGATGTACGAACAGACCCGCCAGACCTTCGCCCGCGCCTACTGGCACTGGTTCTTCCTGATCCAGCCCGCGCCGCTGCCCGAGCGCCTGATCGAGGCCGACCCGGCCGCCTATGTGCGCGACGTGATGGGCCGTCGCAGCGCGGGCCTGGCGCCGTTCGATCCGCGCGCGCTGGCGGCCTACCAGCGCGCCGCGGCGCTGCCGGGCACCGCCCACGGCATCTGCGAGGACTACCGGGCCGCCGCCGGCATCGACCTGGAACACGACCGTGCCGACTGCGAGCGGGGTGTGACGCTGGCCGTCCCGCTGCTCGCCCTGTGGGGACGCGACGGGGTCGTGCACCGCTGCTTCGATCCGCTGGCCGAATGGCGACGTGTCGCTGTCGACGTCCGCGGCGGACCGCTGGCCTGTGGCCACTACATCGCCGAGGAAGCGCCCGACGCCCTGCTCGCCGAGGCGCTGCCGTTCCTCACCCAAGCCCTTGACGAGGTACGTCGATGA
- the leuC gene encoding 3-isopropylmalate dehydratase large subunit produces the protein MTARTLYQKLVDSHTVARLDEQNLLLFCDLHLMNEYTSPQAFAGLYEQHRSVPMPGQNVAVVSHIIPTHPTKFRVIADPPSALQATNLKKNCDHFGIPLFDTNDALQGIEHVVAPEHGMIRPGMVVICGDSHTTTYGALGALGFGIGTTEVEHVLATQTLAYRPAKDMRIRVDGVLPVGVTSKDLVLAIIGRIGAQGARGYVVEFCGTAIDALSIEARFTLCNMTVEAGSRGALIAPDQKAVDYVLAHAPDIGTKHREAALASWRDLHSDADAAFDVEHRFDASEVVPHVTWGTSPDQVTAIDGHMPRLQDLPEGPVRTSAQRALQYTRLQEGTAIEGTPVQHVFIGSCTNGRIEDLRAAATIVRGRHVADGVRAMVVPGSGAVKAAAEAEGLDRVFLDAGFEWRQPGCSMCLAMNDDVLAEGVRCASTTNRNFEGRQGRGAITHLMSPAMAAAAAVTGRITDARTLETLP, from the coding sequence ATGACCGCCCGCACCCTCTACCAGAAGCTGGTCGACTCGCACACCGTGGCGCGGCTGGACGAGCAGAACCTGCTGCTGTTCTGCGACCTGCACCTGATGAACGAGTACACCAGCCCGCAGGCGTTTGCGGGGCTGTACGAGCAGCACCGCAGCGTGCCGATGCCGGGCCAGAACGTGGCGGTCGTGAGCCACATCATCCCCACCCACCCGACCAAGTTCCGGGTCATCGCGGATCCTCCGTCGGCCCTGCAGGCGACGAACCTGAAGAAGAACTGCGACCACTTCGGCATCCCGCTGTTCGACACCAACGACGCCCTGCAGGGCATCGAGCACGTCGTCGCGCCCGAGCACGGGATGATCCGGCCCGGCATGGTGGTCATCTGCGGCGACAGCCACACGACGACCTACGGCGCCCTCGGCGCGCTCGGCTTCGGCATCGGCACCACCGAGGTCGAACACGTGCTCGCCACGCAGACGCTGGCCTACCGCCCGGCGAAGGACATGCGCATCCGGGTGGACGGAGTGCTGCCGGTCGGCGTGACGTCCAAGGACCTCGTGCTCGCCATCATCGGCCGCATCGGTGCCCAGGGGGCACGCGGCTACGTCGTCGAGTTCTGCGGCACGGCGATCGACGCTCTGTCGATCGAGGCTCGCTTTACGCTCTGCAACATGACCGTCGAAGCAGGCTCGCGCGGCGCGTTGATCGCGCCGGACCAGAAGGCCGTCGACTACGTGCTGGCGCATGCGCCCGACATCGGGACCAAGCACCGCGAGGCCGCGCTCGCGTCCTGGCGGGACCTGCACTCCGACGCCGACGCCGCATTCGACGTCGAACACCGTTTCGATGCGAGCGAGGTCGTTCCGCACGTCACTTGGGGCACCAGCCCCGACCAGGTGACGGCGATCGACGGTCACATGCCCCGGCTTCAGGATCTGCCAGAGGGACCGGTGCGCACCAGCGCACAGCGCGCGCTTCAGTACACGCGGCTGCAGGAAGGGACGGCGATCGAAGGAACGCCGGTCCAGCACGTGTTCATCGGCTCCTGCACTAACGGTCGGATCGAGGACCTGCGCGCCGCCGCCACGATCGTCCGTGGCCGCCACGTCGCGGACGGCGTGCGCGCCATGGTCGTGCCTGGCTCGGGGGCGGTGAAGGCGGCGGCCGAGGCAGAGGGACTCGACCGCGTCTTCCTCGACGCTGGCTTCGAATGGCGCCAACCCGGCTGCTCGATGTGCCTCGCGATGAACGACGACGTGCTCGCCGAGGGCGTCCGCTGCGCCTCGACCACCAACCGCAACTTCGAGGGCCGCCAGGGTCGAGGGGCGATCACCCACCTGATGAGCCCGGCGATGGCCGCCGCCGCCGCCGTGACCGGCCGCATCACCGATGCCCGCACCCTGGAGACGCTGCCATGA
- a CDS encoding amidase yields MNSDITFLDATKLAELIRTRELSSVEVVQAHLDRIEVVDPKVNAIVTLADGALQAALAADVALKEGKEVGPLHGVPFTAKDSIDTANVLTQRGSPIFKGRKPDADAESVARLKEAGGILLAKTNLPEFSYWIESDNLLSGRSNNPWDLTRTPGGSSGGESAAIAAGMSPIGLGTDLAISVRGPAAQTGIVSLKATHGRVPMTGIWPRAPRRFWHVGPMARSIRDLALAFSQLAGPDGKDAFSTSAAAFDAGIGRQPHRQLRVGYMTGPGFGPVDAEVKATVVAAANALKGLGLHVEAVGIPALEKDFALDVFNRLHVMEMKPAFAEATAGRSADELYKMAKTMLGLPDTSMSDYIDAEQAAERIRDGYAEYFKNFDVLLTHVLPIPAHKHGVAEFVIDGQKVDATYLQGATVPLNVTGLPGISMRFGTSKEGMPINVQLVGSWLAESTILHVASLLESVSTVRDLHPTL; encoded by the coding sequence ATGAACTCCGACATCACCTTCCTCGACGCCACCAAGCTGGCAGAACTCATCCGTACGCGCGAACTGTCCTCCGTGGAAGTCGTGCAGGCGCACCTCGACCGAATCGAGGTGGTCGACCCCAAGGTCAATGCCATCGTGACCCTCGCGGATGGCGCACTGCAGGCGGCCCTGGCCGCGGACGTGGCACTCAAGGAAGGCAAGGAAGTCGGCCCGCTGCATGGCGTGCCCTTCACCGCGAAGGACTCCATCGACACCGCCAATGTGCTGACGCAGCGCGGCTCTCCCATCTTCAAGGGTCGCAAGCCCGATGCCGACGCCGAGAGCGTGGCCCGCCTGAAGGAGGCCGGCGGCATCCTGTTGGCCAAGACGAACCTTCCTGAGTTCTCATACTGGATCGAGAGTGACAACCTGCTCAGCGGCCGCTCGAACAATCCGTGGGACCTGACCCGCACGCCTGGCGGCTCCAGCGGCGGCGAATCGGCCGCCATCGCTGCCGGCATGTCCCCCATCGGTCTCGGTACCGACCTGGCCATCTCCGTGCGCGGCCCGGCGGCTCAGACGGGCATCGTCTCGCTGAAGGCAACCCATGGTCGCGTCCCGATGACCGGTATCTGGCCGCGCGCGCCGCGCCGCTTCTGGCACGTCGGCCCGATGGCGCGCAGCATCCGCGACCTGGCGCTGGCGTTCTCGCAGCTTGCCGGGCCGGACGGCAAGGACGCGTTTTCGACGAGCGCCGCCGCCTTCGACGCGGGTATCGGTCGCCAGCCGCACCGCCAGCTGCGCGTGGGATACATGACCGGCCCCGGCTTCGGCCCCGTCGACGCAGAAGTCAAGGCGACGGTCGTGGCCGCGGCCAATGCGCTCAAGGGTCTGGGCCTGCATGTGGAAGCCGTTGGCATCCCGGCGCTCGAGAAGGACTTCGCACTCGACGTCTTCAACCGCCTGCACGTCATGGAAATGAAGCCCGCGTTCGCCGAGGCGACGGCCGGCCGCAGCGCGGACGAGCTCTACAAGATGGCCAAGACGATGCTGGGATTGCCCGATACGTCGATGAGCGACTACATCGACGCTGAGCAGGCTGCCGAACGCATCCGCGACGGCTACGCCGAGTACTTCAAGAACTTCGACGTGCTACTCACGCATGTCCTGCCGATACCGGCACACAAGCACGGCGTCGCCGAGTTCGTCATCGACGGCCAGAAGGTCGATGCCACCTACCTGCAAGGCGCCACCGTTCCCCTGAACGTGACCGGCCTGCCCGGCATCTCGATGCGCTTCGGAACGAGCAAGGAAGGGATGCCCATCAACGTTCAGCTCGTGGGCAGTTGGCTCGCGGAGTCGACCATCCTGCATGTGGCCTCGCTGCTGGAGAGCGTGAGCACGGTGCGCGACCTGCATCCGACGCTTTGA
- a CDS encoding TetR/AcrR family transcriptional regulator produces the protein MGRKPDPNNAREAILEAAKKAAQSRGYAGLNFRELAEEVGVKHASLYYHFDTKGDLAAAVAKRYWENTAARLEAMAAESPSPDEALRRYPEIFRKSLQDANRMCLASFMSAEYDDLPEAVKTEVQRFADVNVAWLTKTLVATGLARDVSEQRAKAIYAAVAGAQLMARGRSDIALFDALMDGYRSAGLLPA, from the coding sequence GTGGGCCGGAAGCCAGACCCGAACAACGCTCGCGAAGCCATCCTGGAGGCCGCCAAGAAGGCGGCGCAGTCTCGTGGCTATGCGGGCTTGAACTTCCGTGAGCTGGCGGAAGAGGTCGGCGTCAAGCACGCCAGCCTGTACTACCACTTCGACACCAAAGGTGACTTGGCGGCTGCTGTTGCCAAGCGCTACTGGGAGAACACCGCAGCGAGACTCGAAGCGATGGCTGCCGAGTCGCCAAGTCCCGATGAGGCGCTGCGCCGGTATCCGGAGATCTTTCGCAAGTCACTCCAGGATGCAAACCGCATGTGCTTGGCAAGCTTCATGTCTGCGGAGTACGACGACCTGCCTGAAGCGGTCAAGACGGAGGTGCAACGGTTCGCCGATGTCAACGTCGCTTGGTTGACCAAGACGCTCGTCGCAACTGGACTTGCTCGGGATGTCAGCGAGCAGAGAGCCAAGGCAATCTACGCCGCCGTCGCTGGCGCCCAGCTCATGGCGAGAGGCCGCTCCGACATTGCGCTCTTTGATGCGCTGATGGACGGCTATCGAAGCGCCGGACTGCTGCCAGCATAG
- a CDS encoding site-specific integrase yields the protein MPSTHHITRRGAVYYFRARVPKELISAYGRKMVSVSLKTGDEREAHRRAVEHKEQLEREFTALARQTRRLVDGYSGAIFHLSDADIEALCLRFRSSMLADDELQRIRGLDASARQLDLDILSDWMPLLRDNYARGFLGDVYRSLDAFLTSIDLRVPRGSAYERLARRFQQAEIEVYDAILRRRRGESVDIPLLPLDALTYDDVFRLWKGWKPNRPLKTVRAFEQAFEELKARTTATTPAMLTKQDAVSFRNRFIDSGKASRRTVAKCIGFLRAAFECARKDGKISVNPFDGVEVALDEVELKSRTRLPFTVAELNTIFTGPVYQPGFVPRKSLGASQYWLPLLSLFQGARLEELAQLHAEDVRKDEEHGHYLVIHAEGQRQVKNSSSVRQVPLHEELVRLGFLDYVASVKAGRLFPMLKRDAYNKLGTTFSTWFGRYLHQLGITDPSRVFHSFRHSFVAVCKQKAASGIPPEVREAIIGHTPTNEIVEAYGDIFYPLEPQVAAMRNLQIKGLDLTHLHPK from the coding sequence ATGCCCAGCACCCACCACATCACCCGTCGCGGCGCGGTCTACTACTTCCGCGCCCGCGTGCCGAAGGAGCTGATCAGCGCCTACGGACGCAAGATGGTGTCGGTCAGCCTGAAGACGGGCGACGAGCGCGAGGCGCATCGACGCGCCGTCGAGCACAAAGAACAACTCGAGCGCGAGTTCACGGCGCTGGCCAGGCAGACCCGTCGCCTGGTTGACGGCTACAGCGGTGCGATCTTTCACCTGAGCGACGCCGACATCGAGGCCTTGTGCCTGCGGTTCCGGTCCTCGATGCTGGCTGACGACGAGTTGCAGCGCATCCGCGGCCTCGACGCCAGCGCGCGGCAGCTCGATCTGGACATCCTGAGCGACTGGATGCCGTTGCTGCGCGACAACTACGCGCGCGGCTTCCTCGGCGACGTGTACCGCAGCCTGGACGCGTTTCTAACGTCCATCGACCTGCGGGTGCCTCGCGGCTCTGCGTATGAGCGCTTGGCCAGGCGCTTCCAGCAGGCCGAGATCGAGGTGTACGACGCGATCCTGCGCCGCCGCAGGGGCGAGTCCGTCGACATCCCGCTGCTACCGCTCGACGCGCTGACCTACGACGACGTGTTCCGGCTGTGGAAAGGGTGGAAGCCCAACCGACCGCTGAAGACGGTGCGTGCCTTCGAGCAGGCGTTCGAGGAACTTAAGGCCCGAACCACCGCCACCACCCCGGCGATGCTGACCAAGCAGGATGCCGTGAGCTTTCGCAACCGGTTCATCGACAGTGGCAAGGCGTCGCGTCGCACGGTGGCCAAGTGCATCGGGTTCCTGCGCGCCGCTTTCGAATGTGCCCGCAAGGACGGCAAGATCAGCGTCAACCCGTTCGATGGGGTGGAGGTGGCGCTTGACGAGGTCGAACTGAAGAGCCGCACCAGGCTGCCGTTCACCGTTGCGGAGCTGAACACCATCTTCACGGGACCGGTCTACCAGCCGGGCTTCGTGCCGCGCAAGTCGCTCGGCGCGTCTCAGTACTGGCTGCCGTTGCTGTCGCTGTTCCAGGGGGCACGGCTTGAGGAATTGGCGCAGCTCCACGCGGAAGACGTCCGCAAGGATGAGGAGCACGGGCACTACCTCGTCATCCACGCTGAGGGGCAGCGGCAGGTCAAGAACAGCAGCTCCGTGCGGCAGGTGCCGCTTCACGAGGAGTTGGTCAGGCTGGGCTTCCTTGACTACGTCGCAAGCGTGAAGGCAGGGCGGCTGTTCCCCATGCTGAAGCGAGACGCCTACAACAAGCTGGGCACGACGTTTTCGACCTGGTTCGGGCGCTATCTCCACCAGCTTGGAATTACCGATCCGTCACGGGTCTTTCACTCGTTTCGGCATAGCTTCGTCGCTGTGTGCAAGCAGAAGGCTGCCTCTGGTATCCCGCCTGAGGTGCGTGAGGCAATCATTGGGCACACGCCCACGAACGAGATCGTGGAGGCTTACGGGGACATCTTCTATCCGCTTGAGCCACAGGTCGCGGCTATGCGCAACCTTCAGATCAAAGGGCTTGATCTAACGCACCTGCATCCGAAGTAG